In Mauremys reevesii isolate NIE-2019 linkage group 16, ASM1616193v1, whole genome shotgun sequence, a single window of DNA contains:
- the CENPN gene encoding centromere protein N isoform X2 → MSASGRRRRGALDSGFTMDETVAEYIRRTVLKIPRHEIMEMLTMWEFLSKTQLQTINVHQIKERISQEVVELCEENSASIKQAAILDMIYNHTYRNKKVWTVYQMTKAAGEETDSFNLADFKYKFKRSLRSALKNVTINFREYEDNAIWIRIAWGTQYTKPNQYKATYVVYHSQTPYVFISSLRSSLPLLCQALVHASNYHDIHEMELRSRCIDSLKDIVFKRYSQTFQTYHPRPLQERNVLPEKVDPRIIQENKREKERIQSVNQEVFGEGLQPKIEFAQYKLETMFKGDPEMDILTEKEPFRCVVKFSSPHLLEALKSLAPAVICLGVRS, encoded by the exons ATGTCCGCGAGCGGCCGTCGCCGTCGCGGTGCCCTTGACAG TGGCTTCACAATGGATGAGACAGTTGCTGAGTATATCAGAAGGACTGTGCTGAAAATCCCACGCCATGAAATCATGGAAATGCTAACGATGTGGGAATTCCTCTCCAAGACGCAGCTGCAAACCATTAACGTGCATCAGATAAAGGAAAGAATTTCCCAAGAAGTGGTGGAGCTTTGTGAG GAAAACTCTGCAAGTATCAAGCAAGCAGCCATCCTAGACATGATTT ACAACCACACCTATCGGAACAAGAAAGTTTGGACTGTTTACCAAATGACCAAAGCAGCGG GTGAAGAAACTGACTCTTTTAACTTGGCAGATTTCAAATATAAATTTAAGAGAAGTCTTCGGTCAGCTCTGAAAAAT GTGACTATCAACTTCAGAGAATATGAGGATAATGCAATATGGATCCGAATTGCTTGGGGAACACAGTATACAAAACCAAACCAGTACAAAGCTACTTATGTCGTGTATCACTCGCAAACTCCCTATGTCTTCATTTCCAGTCTTAGGAGCAGCCTACCTCTGCTTTGTCAG gCACTGGTTCATGCTTCCAATTACCATGACATCCATGAAATGGAGCTCCGAAGCCGTTGTATAGACTCCCTTAAAGATATTGTGTTCAAGAGGTATAGCCAG aCTTTCCAAACATATCACCCAAGACCTCTACAAGAAAGAAATGTTCTTCCAGAAAAGG tgGATCCGAGAATAATTCaagaaaataaaagggaaaaagagAGAATTCAGAGTGTGAATCAGGAGGTCTTTGGTGAGGGTCTCCAACCAAAAATAGAATTTGCACAATATAAG CTTGAAACAATGTTTAAAGGTGACCCTGAAATGGACATTCTGACTGAAAAAGAACCATTCAGATGTGTAGTCAAATTTTCCAGTCCCCATCTTTTAGAAGCATTGAAATCCTTAGCACCAGCAG TAATATGCTTGGGAGTTAGATCATAG
- the CENPN gene encoding centromere protein N isoform X1 codes for MSASGRRRRGALDSGFTMDETVAEYIRRTVLKIPRHEIMEMLTMWEFLSKTQLQTINVHQIKERISQEVVELCEENSASIKQAAILDMIYNHTYRNKKVWTVYQMTKAAGEETDSFNLADFKYKFKRSLRSALKNVTINFREYEDNAIWIRIAWGTQYTKPNQYKATYVVYHSQTPYVFISSLRSSLPLLCQALVHASNYHDIHEMELRSRCIDSLKDIVFKRYSQTFQTYHPRPLQERNVLPEKVDPRIIQENKREKERIQSVNQEVFGEGLQPKIEFAQYKLETMFKGDPEMDILTEKEPFRCVVKFSSPHLLEALKSLAPAGMADAPLSPLLTCIPQKARNYFKIKERKGILSASCLGP; via the exons ATGTCCGCGAGCGGCCGTCGCCGTCGCGGTGCCCTTGACAG TGGCTTCACAATGGATGAGACAGTTGCTGAGTATATCAGAAGGACTGTGCTGAAAATCCCACGCCATGAAATCATGGAAATGCTAACGATGTGGGAATTCCTCTCCAAGACGCAGCTGCAAACCATTAACGTGCATCAGATAAAGGAAAGAATTTCCCAAGAAGTGGTGGAGCTTTGTGAG GAAAACTCTGCAAGTATCAAGCAAGCAGCCATCCTAGACATGATTT ACAACCACACCTATCGGAACAAGAAAGTTTGGACTGTTTACCAAATGACCAAAGCAGCGG GTGAAGAAACTGACTCTTTTAACTTGGCAGATTTCAAATATAAATTTAAGAGAAGTCTTCGGTCAGCTCTGAAAAAT GTGACTATCAACTTCAGAGAATATGAGGATAATGCAATATGGATCCGAATTGCTTGGGGAACACAGTATACAAAACCAAACCAGTACAAAGCTACTTATGTCGTGTATCACTCGCAAACTCCCTATGTCTTCATTTCCAGTCTTAGGAGCAGCCTACCTCTGCTTTGTCAG gCACTGGTTCATGCTTCCAATTACCATGACATCCATGAAATGGAGCTCCGAAGCCGTTGTATAGACTCCCTTAAAGATATTGTGTTCAAGAGGTATAGCCAG aCTTTCCAAACATATCACCCAAGACCTCTACAAGAAAGAAATGTTCTTCCAGAAAAGG tgGATCCGAGAATAATTCaagaaaataaaagggaaaaagagAGAATTCAGAGTGTGAATCAGGAGGTCTTTGGTGAGGGTCTCCAACCAAAAATAGAATTTGCACAATATAAG CTTGAAACAATGTTTAAAGGTGACCCTGAAATGGACATTCTGACTGAAAAAGAACCATTCAGATGTGTAGTCAAATTTTCCAGTCCCCATCTTTTAGAAGCATTGAAATCCTTAGCACCAGCAG GTATGGCTGATGCACCTCTTTCACCATTACTTACATGCATACCACAAAAAGCCAGgaactattttaaaattaaagagcGAAAAGGCATACTTTCAGCAAGCTGTCTAGgcccctga